From Lolium perenne isolate Kyuss_39 chromosome 5, Kyuss_2.0, whole genome shotgun sequence, a single genomic window includes:
- the LOC127298565 gene encoding uncharacterized protein, producing MALVAGSYERFIWGFSLKAITATAPSSDETLALAPLFSYPAHAGPIRCVAAAPRAGLAASGGADDSVRLYDLPTAADLGPLLDPCAAVSALAFHSIGPVPRNLLAASDDGLLHLYDADGFALLSSLRVFPRGREAADAVAMHPSGRVALAVGRAGGLAMLNLLRGRRSFACRLERPASAVAYAEDAAGGDRFVMAAEEKVTVHDSEDARIIHEMRCDKRVLAFAPAKNGVLYTGGEDRGITAWDLSSGKVSSRIEGAHSTRVKGIVVFDNRNDGSELSTLVASASSDGVIRIWDARMIGNEKPTPLAEVNTKARLTCLAGSSLK from the exons ATGGCTCTCGTCGCCGGCTCCTACGAGCGCTTCATCTGGGGCTTCTCCCTCAAGGCCATCACCGCCACAGCCCCCTCCTCCGACGAAACCCTCGCCCTCGCCCCGCTCTTCTCCTACCCGGCCCACGCGGGCCCCATCCGCTGCGTGGCGGCCGCGCCGCGCGCGGGGCTGGCGGCCTCGGGCGGCGCCGACGACTCCGTCCGCCTCTACGACCTCCCCACCGCCGCCGACCTCGGCCCGCTCCTCGACCCCTGCGCCGCCGTCTCCGCGCTCGCCTTCCACTCCATCGGGCCCGTGCCCCGCAACCTCCTCGCCGCCTCCGACGACGGCCTGCTCCACCTCTACGACGCCGACGGCTTCGCGCTCCTCAGCTCGCTCCGCGTCTTCCCGCGGGGCCGCGAGGCCGCCGACGCCGTCGCCATGCACCCCTCCGGCCGCGTCGCGCTCGCCGTTGGCCGCGCGGGGGGGCTCGCCATGCTCAACCTGCTCCGCGGCCGCCGCAGCTTCGCCTGCCGCCTCGAGCGCCCCGCGTCCGCCGTGGCTTACGCGGAGGACGCTGCTGGCGGGGACCGATTCGTgatggccgccgaggagaaggtcaccgtgcatgactccgaggacgccaggATCATTCATGAGATGCGCTGCGACAAGAGGGTGCTAGCCTTCGCCCCAGCAAAG AATGGAGTACTTTACACTGGAGGAGAGGATCGCGGTATTACTGCTTGGGATCTGTCCAGCGGCAAGGTTTCGTCGCGCATTGAGGGCGCTCATTCAACTCGTGTAAAAGGGATTGTCGTTTTCGATAACAGGAATGACGGGTCTGAACTGAGCACTCTAGTTGCTTCGGCTTCTTCCGATGGCGTCATAAGGATCTGGGATGCCCGGATGATTGGAAATGAGAAGCCTACTCCATTGGCAGAGGTCAACACAAAAGCAAGGCTAACATGTCTTGCTGGGTCATCATTGAAAT GA
- the LOC127298564 gene encoding kinesin-like protein KIN-14R: MEEGIGEGAPVVVEKAAAAVRKTVRVSETCDFIPDADVGDYSAADSRSSAASAAALPDGASCAGSSEALPRDDGMHQDTPDYIRRGAAARVRIAPLELFSAAAEPSPSPAAAAAPEASAQEEATGCQGGGDRDCCGQLRQEYHSLLREKGECRRLLEDLMRENELKSKECHEAQASLRELQMELMRKSMHVGSLAFAVEGQVKEKSRWCQLLKDLSEKFKALKSEHQILQQESEEYKRCLSDATQMTTTIHQYVNQYASLECEFKDLKEKFSEEAKERRDLYNKLIEIKGNIRVFCRCRPLNTEEIAEGASMAIDFESAKDGELVVRGHVSSKKVFKFDSVFNPEEDQEKVFEKTAPFATSVLDGYNVCIFAYGQTGTGKTFTMEGTDGARGVNYRILEELFRVIKDRHDLFQYEITVSALEVYNEQIRDLLLTGSQPGATTKRLEVRQVAEGIHHVPGLVEARVTNMDEAWDVLKTGSKARVVGSTNANEHSSRSHCIHCVMVKGENLMNGDRTNSKLWLIDLAGSERVAKTDAQGDRLKEAQNINKSLSALGDVISALATKSQHIPFRNSKLTHLLQDSLSGDSKTLMFVQISPNENDVGETLCSLNFASRVRGIELGQARKQVDVGELSRYKLMVGRAKQDCKNKDTQIKSMEETIQSLEAKNKAKDLLTMNLQDKIKELESQLLVERKIARQHVDNKIAQDVERKQQQILKEENSSFQRSPMSERNLNSTADRPAAKNFGIAKQMLSDSNSEAYSFNQLMSLAEEKENNPEAAQLRLSAKSRRVSLCNGAYQQPANSASRRNSLIPLPRRNSLMPLPIAGKPAGAAAASPLDKIKEYSSPPLPCSPPVMSNDKGSRSKKINSILRRSLQKKVVIRPAMTGQAGRRGTGAATQGVDCARRTAARRVPLSGGPAAAGAPRAGHQNRDKERGWNTGTSFRNF, translated from the exons ATGGAGGAGGGCATCGGGGAAGGCgcgccggtggtggtggagaaggcggcggcggcggtgaggaAGACGGTGAGGGTGTCCGAGACCTGCGACTTCATCCCCGACGCCGACGTCG GGGATTACTCCGCGGCGGATTCCAGATCCtcggcggcgtcggcggcggccctGCCCGACGGCGCCAGCTGCGCCGGATCCTCGGAGGCCCTCCCGCGCGACGACGGGATGCACCAGGACACGCCCGACTACATCCGCCGCGGCGCCGCCGCGCGGGTCCGGATCGCGCCGCTCGAGCTCTTTTCAGCGGCGGCAGagccctctccctctcccgccgccgctgccgcgccGGAGGCCAGTGCGCAGGAGGAGGCCACGGGTTGTCAGGGCGGG GGCGACCGCGACTGCTGCGGCCAGCTGCGGCAGGAGTACCACTCGCTGCTCAGGGAGAAAGGGGAGTGCAGGCGGCTGCTGGAGGATCTGATGAGGGAGAACGAGCTCAAGAGCAAGGAGTGCCACGAGGCGCAGGCGTCCCTGCGCGAGCTGCAGATGGAGCTGATGCGCAAGTCCATGCACGTCGGCTCTCTCG CATTTGCAGTGGAAGGGCAAGTGAAAGAGAAGAGTCGCTGGTGCCAACTACTGAAGGACCTGAGCGAGAAATTCAAG GCCTTGAAGTCGGAGCACCAGATTCTACAACAAGAATCGGAGGAATACAAAAGGTGCTTGTCAGATGCTACACAGATGACTACGACGATTCATCAATACG TGAATCAATATGCCAGTTTAGAATGCGAATTTAAGGACCTCAAAGAGAAGTTCAGCGAGGAGGCAAAGGAACGCAGGGATCTTTACAACAAGCTTATTGAGATCAAAG GTAACATAAGAGTGTTCTGCCGCTGCCGGCCGCTGAACACGGAAGAAATAGCAGAAGGAGCTTCAATGGCGATCGACTTTGAATCTGCAAAAGATGGAGAGCTCGTTGTCAGAGGTCATGTATCTTCGAAGAAGGTTTTTAAGTTTGATTCGGTCTTCAACCCTGAAGAAGACCAAG AGAAAGTGTTTGAGAAAACTGCCCCATTTGCGACTTCCGTGTTGGATGGATACAATGTTTGTATCTTTGCTTACGGGCAAACCGGCACTGGGAAGACATTTACAATGGAAGGAACTGACGGTGCTCGAGGGGTTAACTACAGGATTCTAGAGGAGCTCTTTCGAGTCATCAAGGACAGACATGACCTTTTCCAATACGAAATTACTGTCAGTGCCTTGGAGGTTTACAATGAACAGATTCGTGATTTGCTCCTGACAGGGTCTCAACCAGGTGCAACAACAAAAAG GTTAGAAGTAAGACAAGTTGCGGAAGGGATTCATCATGTACCGGGACTGGTTGAAGCACGAGTCACCAACATGGATGAGGCCTGGGACGTCCTGAAAACTGGAAGCAAAGCCAGGGTTGTTGGTTCGACCAATGCTAATGAGCACAGCAGCCGATCACACTG CATACATTGTGTTATGGTCAAAGGAGAAAACTTGATGAATGGAGATCGCACAAACAGTAAACTATGGCTAATTGACCTAGCTGGAAGTGAGCGTGTGGCAAAGACAGATGCTCAGGGTGATCGGCTGAAAGAAGCACAAAATATTAACAAGTCCCTTTCTGCACTTGGGGATGTCATATCTGCTCTTGCAACTAAGAGCCAGCATATACCCTTCAG GAATTCAAAGTTAACGCACTTGCTGCAAGACTCACTAA GTGGAGACTCCAAAACTTTGATGTTTGTTCAAATTAGCCCAAATGAGAATGACGTGGGTGAAACTCTTTGCTCGCTGAATTTTGCGAGCAGAGTGAGGGGGATAGAGCTTGGACAGGCAAGGAAACAAGTTGATGTTGGAGAACTGTCAAGATATAAGCTTATG GTTGGGAGAGCCAAACAGGATTGCAAGAACAAAGATACTCAGATAAAGAGCATGGAAGAGACAATCCAATCCCTTGAAGCGAAGAACAAGGCCAAAGACCTGCTCACTATGAATCTCCAAGACAAG ATCAAAGAGTTGGAATCACAGCTGCTGGTTGAAAGAAAGATCGCAAGGCAGCACGTTGACAACAAGATCGCCCAAGATGTCGAGAGAAAGCAGCAGCAAATCCTGAAGGAAGAGAATTCATCCTTCCAGAGAAGCCCCATGTCGGAGAGGAACCTCAACTCCACCGCAGACAGACCAGCAGCCAAAAATTTCGGGATCGCAAAGCAAATGCTTTCGGACAGCAACAGTGAGGCCTACAGCTTCAACCAGCTGATGTCTCTTGCGGAGGAGAAGGAGAACAACCCTGAAGCTGCCCAGCTGCGCCTGAGTGCAAAGTCTAGGCGAGTGTCATTGTGCAATGGAGCCTACCAGCAACCAGCGAACTCGGCTTCCCGTCGCAACTCGCTGATACCGCTTCCGCGCCGCAATTCGCTGATGCCTCTGCCCATAGCTGGCAAGCCTGCAGGAGCAGCAGCAGCTTCACCCCTTGACAAGATCAAGGAGTACTCTTCACCACCGCTGCCATGCTCCCCTCCTGTGATGTCCAACGACAAGGGCAGCAGGAGCAAGAAGATCAACAGCATCCTGCGGCGCAGCCTGCAGAAGAAAGTGGTCATCAGGCCAGCAATGACAGGGCAAGCAGGAAGGAGGGGGACTGGTGCCGCTACCCAGGGCGTTGACTGTGCTCGCAGGACAGCGGCACGGCGCGTGCCATTGAGCGGTGGCCCTGCCGCGGCAGGTGCACCGAGGGCTGGGCATCAGAACAGGGACAAGGAGAGAGGGTGGAACACCGGGACAAGCTTCAGGAACTTCTGA
- the LOC127304485 gene encoding uncharacterized protein yields MENEVWTPRRSSRSSSIGSAGSGSAGSGNNIEYTSLRDMLLEGSGGSSGGENHVVSWGIRGGSWRECNSDNIHEFDASNIGIRNQLLKHAASAYLQSAVVVGGGAGGAREGQGCCLVRLWRRVAGSVRVSGRGRVLMRACSWQGCVYDMPAELCARVAAFFAGIWT; encoded by the coding sequence ATGGAGAACGAGGTGTGGACGCCGCGGCGGTCGAGCCGGAGCAGCAGCATCGGGAGCGCGGGGAGCGGCAGCGCCGGGAGCGGGAACAACATCGAGTACACGAGCCTCCGCGACATGCTGCTAGAAGGGAgcggcggcagcagcggcggGGAGAACCACGTCGTCAGCTGGGGGATCCGCGGGGGCAGCTGGCGGGAGTGCAACAGCGACAACATCCACGAGTTCGACGCGTCCAACATCGGCATCCGGAACCAGCTGCTGAAGCACGCGGCGTCGGCGTACCTGCAGTCGGCGGTGGTCgtgggcggcggcgccggcggcgcgcgGGAGGGCCAGGGGTGCTGCCTCGTCCGGCTCTGGCGCCGCGTCGCCGGCAGCGTGCGCGTCAGCGGGCGGGGGCGGGTGCTGATGCGGGCTTGCTCCTGGCAGGGCTGCGTCTACGACATGCCCGCCGAGCTATGCGCCCGGGTCGCCGCCTTCTTCGCCGGCATCTGGACCTAG